From a single Sulfolobus sp. E5-1-F genomic region:
- a CDS encoding hydantoinase/oxoprolinase N-terminal domain-containing protein, translated as MMWISYRSRKGGIRLRIRIGIDIGSTHTDAVALEGKELIVADKVMTTPDLTTGLLNAISRVMERLGERKNEVDTLMIGTTHGLNALHQGKGLNRVAIIRIGLPAGEGVPPVFDWPQQLSNFVTHRYMVRGGHEYTGEEIVEMDEDKIKKIAEDINGKVDAIAISSIFSIVNSSHEIKAREILREKGINVPIVLSHEIGGIGLLERENSAILNALILKIFDNLITKIKQLLSSLGIEDVRLFFAQNDGTVASEDFIKGYPIFTVAGPVSNSIRGAHLLTGIKDAIVMDVGGTTTNVGVLHEGYPRESSSVVEIAKIRTNFRMPDIYTMALGGGTIVNEEKIGPESVGYALINKGIAWGGDTLTATDVAMVVKGITIDGTNPKLINNKFPREYLFRVYTKMVEMWEDAIDLMKTSKDDVTVIVVGGGSVMVPEKLRGAREVIRPQNAQYANAIGATLTKVGATIERTFSYDQITRETAIKSLIDEAKSLAIRAGALSTTIEVREIEEIQIPYLPGNSVKVKVKVVGEFS; from the coding sequence ATGATGTGGATTTCATACCGCTCGAGGAAAGGTGGAATAAGGTTGAGAATTAGAATAGGTATTGATATTGGTAGTACTCATACAGATGCAGTAGCATTAGAAGGTAAAGAGCTAATAGTAGCTGATAAAGTAATGACCACACCAGACCTAACTACTGGACTTTTAAATGCCATAAGTAGGGTAATGGAAAGACTTGGAGAAAGAAAGAACGAAGTAGATACGCTAATGATAGGGACTACCCACGGTCTGAACGCCTTACACCAAGGTAAAGGCTTAAATAGAGTAGCTATCATTAGAATTGGCTTACCTGCAGGAGAGGGAGTTCCTCCAGTATTTGATTGGCCACAGCAACTATCAAACTTTGTCACTCATAGATATATGGTAAGAGGAGGTCATGAGTATACCGGAGAAGAAATAGTAGAGATGGACGAGGACAAAATAAAGAAAATCGCTGAAGACATAAACGGTAAAGTGGATGCTATAGCTATCAGTTCAATATTTTCAATTGTAAATTCGTCACATGAGATTAAAGCAAGGGAGATTTTAAGAGAGAAAGGAATTAACGTACCCATAGTGCTTTCTCACGAAATTGGTGGAATAGGACTGTTAGAGAGGGAGAACTCAGCGATCTTAAATGCGTTAATACTTAAAATCTTCGATAACCTAATAACCAAAATCAAACAGTTACTTTCTTCTTTAGGCATAGAAGATGTAAGACTATTCTTCGCACAGAATGATGGAACTGTGGCCTCTGAAGATTTCATCAAAGGCTATCCGATATTCACTGTAGCGGGACCAGTTTCAAATAGTATTAGAGGAGCGCATTTACTGACTGGGATAAAAGATGCAATAGTAATGGACGTAGGAGGAACTACAACAAACGTAGGTGTTCTCCATGAGGGATATCCTAGAGAATCCTCATCTGTAGTAGAAATAGCTAAAATAAGGACTAATTTCAGAATGCCCGATATTTACACGATGGCATTGGGAGGAGGCACCATAGTTAATGAAGAGAAAATAGGACCAGAGAGTGTAGGTTACGCACTAATAAATAAGGGAATAGCATGGGGAGGTGATACTTTAACTGCAACAGATGTCGCTATGGTAGTGAAAGGAATAACAATAGATGGTACAAATCCGAAGCTGATAAATAACAAATTCCCTAGGGAGTACTTATTTAGGGTTTACACCAAAATGGTGGAAATGTGGGAAGACGCCATAGACTTAATGAAAACTTCAAAAGATGATGTAACGGTGATTGTTGTGGGCGGGGGAAGTGTAATGGTTCCGGAGAAGTTGAGAGGTGCGAGGGAAGTTATAAGGCCACAAAATGCCCAATACGCTAATGCCATAGGTGCGACATTAACCAAAGTTGGTGCAACAATAGAAAGGACGTTCTCCTATGATCAAATAACTAGGGAAACTGCAATAAAGAGCCTAATTGATGAGGCTAAAAGTCTAGCTATTAGAGCTGGGGCCTTAAGTACGACAATAGAAGTTAGAGAAATAGAAGAAATACAAATACCTTATCTGCCCGGAAATTCTGTAAAAGTAAAAGTTAAGGTAGTTGGTGAATTTTCTTAA
- a CDS encoding DUF917 domain-containing protein, producing METYFIEERDLQNLITGASFLGTGGGGDPYIGGLMLKRELEIVKKIEVITGMKYSNNKSFILGSAMMGAPIVMIEKIPNSSEAKKALEVYSKFTDNEVEYITPLEMGGVNSTIPLITSAKTGIPVIDGDGMGRAFPELQMTTFYFYGVQPSPIVIFDERGNVSIVQGIDGYWSEKIARIITVRYGGSAYIALYGTSLPTYLNTAVLGTLSLALEIGKLLNQMRLDDVLDLLKAIIMFKGKVVDVQRRVEKGFSKGNVIIEGIENYREKNMKIDFQNEFLVARINNNIVTTVPDLITVLDLFTLKPITTDRIKYGQKVMVIGIPSSEKLRTKEALRYVGPRAFGYDVDFIPLEERWNKVEN from the coding sequence ATGGAGACTTATTTCATCGAAGAGAGAGATTTACAAAACCTAATAACTGGAGCGTCATTTTTAGGCACTGGAGGTGGAGGAGATCCGTATATAGGAGGACTTATGTTAAAAAGGGAACTAGAAATTGTGAAGAAGATAGAAGTAATAACTGGAATGAAGTACTCAAATAATAAATCATTTATTTTAGGTAGTGCAATGATGGGGGCTCCTATAGTTATGATAGAAAAAATACCCAACAGCTCTGAAGCTAAAAAGGCCCTTGAAGTTTATTCTAAATTTACCGATAATGAAGTAGAATACATTACGCCACTGGAAATGGGCGGAGTCAACTCCACGATCCCATTAATAACATCAGCTAAGACCGGTATTCCAGTAATTGATGGAGATGGTATGGGAAGGGCGTTTCCAGAACTGCAAATGACTACCTTTTACTTTTATGGTGTTCAACCTTCTCCAATCGTCATATTCGATGAAAGAGGTAATGTAAGTATAGTACAAGGTATAGACGGTTATTGGTCTGAGAAAATAGCAAGAATCATCACTGTAAGATACGGTGGAAGTGCATATATTGCACTGTACGGTACTTCATTACCAACTTACTTAAATACTGCCGTACTAGGTACACTGAGTTTAGCCTTAGAAATAGGCAAGCTATTAAATCAAATGCGTCTCGATGATGTGTTAGACCTTTTAAAGGCAATAATAATGTTCAAGGGTAAGGTGGTAGATGTACAAAGAAGAGTAGAGAAGGGATTCTCCAAAGGAAATGTAATTATAGAGGGTATAGAAAACTACAGAGAGAAAAATATGAAAATTGACTTTCAGAATGAATTCTTAGTAGCAAGGATTAATAATAATATAGTAACTACTGTGCCAGATCTCATAACAGTTCTGGATCTATTCACATTAAAACCAATTACGACGGACAGAATAAAGTATGGTCAAAAAGTCATGGTTATCGGTATACCTTCTAGTGAGAAACTCAGAACTAAAGAAGCATTAAGATATGTAGGACCTAGAGCCTTTGGATATGATGTGGATTTCATACCGCTCGAGGAAAGGTGGAATAAGGTTGAGAATTAG
- a CDS encoding purine-cytosine permease family protein has translation MTGKEEISSKYDDYSLKEVPKDSRYGFFNVFLVFSSVYGAIAVIWAGGALGYGLTFSQAMIAVLSGTVVLGILGSLTAAVGAYSGLSTYVMWRHPLGRWGGKIAGLLLITITTGIGWYAVETWLFGIVMSEIFPNNPFFSVGVAAIWGGILMTIMTYVGYRMLSFLSYFTIPFHIWLIAIGIAIVLALKGGFHTVMTAVPTSHMSLLDGISATIGLYSAGTIISPDISRFAKSAKDAGYAWFAHIIFLYPFLILGGVAIVLATGSYLITNAMLELGMGVGVLLIIVFGQFIINTDNLYSGSLSLVNLIPMRREIASIINGVIGTAIAAYVGFSAGSSITPFENFISLLGDFLPAMGGIVLADFYIVKKYVNKIQDPHKRYQFVPNNKYYNINIAGILALALGSIIGYFVNAGIPAINSLVTGFLSYIIIYYIIKAMGKSPEILPFNYEGGILR, from the coding sequence ATGACCGGAAAGGAGGAAATTAGCTCAAAATACGACGATTATTCATTGAAGGAAGTCCCTAAAGATTCCAGATATGGTTTCTTTAACGTTTTTCTAGTATTTTCATCTGTATATGGTGCAATAGCTGTAATATGGGCTGGAGGAGCACTAGGTTATGGTCTCACATTTTCTCAGGCTATGATTGCAGTGCTGTCGGGGACAGTAGTATTAGGCATCTTAGGTTCATTAACTGCAGCAGTGGGAGCTTATAGTGGTCTTTCCACATACGTTATGTGGAGACATCCTTTAGGAAGATGGGGAGGTAAAATTGCTGGATTGTTACTGATAACTATAACTACGGGAATAGGATGGTATGCAGTAGAAACATGGCTATTTGGTATAGTAATGAGTGAGATATTCCCAAATAATCCATTCTTTTCTGTTGGAGTAGCCGCAATTTGGGGAGGAATTTTGATGACAATAATGACATATGTAGGCTATAGGATGCTGTCTTTCCTAAGTTACTTTACAATTCCGTTTCATATATGGCTGATAGCAATAGGAATAGCAATAGTATTAGCACTTAAAGGGGGATTCCACACAGTTATGACAGCTGTTCCTACAAGCCATATGAGCTTGCTTGACGGTATATCTGCTACTATAGGATTATATAGTGCTGGGACTATAATTTCTCCCGATATCTCCAGATTTGCCAAATCAGCGAAGGATGCTGGATATGCGTGGTTTGCCCACATAATTTTCCTATATCCATTCTTAATATTGGGAGGAGTTGCAATAGTGTTAGCGACTGGTTCCTATTTAATAACTAACGCGATGCTGGAATTAGGTATGGGAGTTGGCGTTTTACTAATTATAGTTTTCGGTCAGTTCATAATAAACACTGATAATCTATATAGTGGTTCCTTATCTTTAGTTAACCTAATTCCAATGAGACGTGAAATCGCCTCTATAATCAATGGTGTCATAGGTACTGCCATTGCTGCATATGTCGGATTCTCTGCGGGTTCATCCATAACTCCCTTCGAGAACTTTATCTCTTTACTAGGAGACTTTTTACCAGCAATGGGAGGAATTGTACTAGCTGACTTCTACATTGTGAAGAAATACGTTAATAAAATCCAAGATCCTCATAAACGATATCAATTCGTACCAAATAATAAATATTACAATATAAATATTGCAGGAATATTAGCTCTAGCATTAGGCTCAATAATAGGTTACTTTGTAAATGCAGGTATACCAGCCATAAACTCCTTAGTTACTGGCTTCCTATCCTATATAATAATATACTACATTATCAAAGCAATGGGTAAGAGTCCAGAAATATTGCCGTTTAACTATGAAGGGGGGATATTAAGATGA
- a CDS encoding DUF917 domain-containing protein — MRISVNDLYNLAIGSSILGSGGGGNPFLGYKIVKAKMLQMNVDYVEYTDEVDEDKDFIIGVGGMGSPLIGIEKIPAGNEYYRSLMTLTKFLRKEVTKITSIEIGGINSVVPFMASLMSKKPLVDGDYEGRAFPELYMTTMHFAGYKATPLSICDERENCVIIETVDNFRAESIARSITVGFGGRGYISLYPASGREYINGAILGTVSLAFELGKTLIEQGLDEMINLARGKIIFEGKIVDVKRFNLGGFAIGIAKIDGLEEYRGESAEVVFKNEYLSFLKEGKILSISPEIINLIDYNNNVVTSDSLRYGVKVRVLEIPVSNKWKEVGGYDKIKEMVLKEVKKIHQLP, encoded by the coding sequence ATGAGAATTTCTGTAAATGATCTATACAATCTTGCAATAGGAAGTTCGATATTAGGTTCTGGTGGTGGTGGAAATCCGTTTTTAGGATATAAAATTGTTAAAGCAAAAATGCTTCAGATGAATGTTGACTATGTTGAATATACTGACGAAGTTGATGAGGATAAAGATTTCATAATAGGAGTAGGCGGTATGGGATCGCCATTGATCGGCATAGAGAAGATCCCCGCAGGCAATGAATATTATAGATCTCTTATGACCTTAACTAAATTCTTGAGAAAAGAAGTCACTAAAATAACTTCTATTGAAATAGGTGGTATAAACTCAGTTGTCCCATTTATGGCATCGTTAATGAGCAAGAAACCATTAGTAGATGGGGATTATGAGGGTAGGGCTTTTCCTGAATTATATATGACCACTATGCATTTTGCAGGATATAAGGCAACACCTCTGAGTATTTGTGACGAGCGTGAAAATTGCGTTATTATAGAGACTGTTGATAATTTCCGGGCTGAGAGTATTGCAAGGAGTATAACTGTGGGATTTGGTGGAAGAGGTTATATCTCGCTTTACCCAGCCTCTGGAAGGGAGTACATTAATGGAGCTATCTTGGGTACAGTAAGTCTAGCTTTTGAGTTAGGTAAAACGTTAATAGAACAAGGATTGGATGAAATGATTAATTTAGCGAGGGGTAAGATAATTTTCGAAGGTAAAATAGTTGATGTAAAGAGATTTAACTTAGGAGGATTTGCAATTGGTATAGCTAAAATTGACGGCCTTGAAGAATATAGAGGTGAAAGTGCTGAAGTCGTATTTAAAAATGAGTATTTAAGCTTCCTTAAAGAAGGAAAAATTCTGTCAATATCACCAGAAATTATCAATTTAATAGATTATAATAATAACGTAGTGACTTCTGACTCCCTTAGATACGGAGTAAAGGTGAGAGTATTAGAAATCCCTGTAAGTAATAAGTGGAAGGAAGTTGGAGGATACGATAAGATTAAGGAAATGGTATTAAAAGAAGTTAAGAAAATTCACCAACTACCTTAA
- a CDS encoding Lrp/AsnC family transcriptional regulator, translating into MSWEEVFRNYLDDKDIRILKLLNQDANISDAKLGKLVGLSKTAVRLRRVKLQNSGILRIVGVVVLQNLGIPYADLLVKLKNDIVLREQFINKLIANDLVYEVTEYMGDWDLLIRLFHNNIAKLKEESLKIISDRAVQDYRINYVVKTYKAWGKSILSSI; encoded by the coding sequence ATGTCATGGGAAGAGGTATTTCGAAACTATCTTGATGATAAAGATATAAGGATTTTGAAACTTTTAAATCAGGACGCGAATATCTCTGACGCTAAGCTGGGTAAATTAGTTGGACTTTCAAAGACTGCTGTGAGATTAAGAAGAGTAAAACTGCAAAATTCTGGGATTTTAAGAATAGTTGGTGTGGTAGTTTTGCAAAACTTAGGTATACCGTATGCGGACCTCTTAGTAAAGTTGAAGAATGATATAGTACTAAGGGAGCAATTTATAAACAAACTTATAGCAAATGATCTAGTATATGAGGTAACTGAATATATGGGAGATTGGGATTTACTCATAAGATTATTTCATAACAATATTGCTAAGTTAAAGGAAGAGTCATTAAAAATTATTAGTGATAGAGCTGTTCAAGATTACAGAATTAATTATGTAGTAAAAACTTATAAGGCGTGGGGAAAATCGATTCTTTCTAGTATATAA
- a CDS encoding hydantoinase B/oxoprolinase family protein: protein MVDPFTLEIIKNGLVVASEEMFYAFGRTAKSPVIYEVLDYAVGITDSKGRGLVAQAPGVPGFSGVLDFTIREVLEKWKSDINPGDVIATNIPYSGGTHLNDVALIMPMFAKDTLVGFIVNKGHWSEIGGMHFGSWSSDATEIFQEGLQLPNIKLYIGGKPNRDVIDIISANSRMPNATLGDMEAQMASMKIAARRINALIEKYGLENVIEAMDKLIEDGAKLSKLKLAKLPKGKFEAEDYIDDDGISDNPVYVKVRVTITDEEFVVDFTGSSNQVNGPINSPLPATVSAVRETYMAITDPRALPNAGFFSPLKVIAPEGSIFNPRKPAPTSTYWESMSYATDLVWKALAPYVPDKLSAGHFLSILATILGGYDEKTGEPFAIVEPQPGGWGGCNDRDGESALVASGDGETYIASAEVYERKMPILVERESLNTEDGPGHGKYRGGLGIIKDYVVLSKEAYFTVSIGRSKFPPWGINGGFNGPPNYAVIYKKGEKPRVVRKVAAVKLEYGDKVSLHSAGGGGWGDPLDRDPELVLQDVKNEYITQDVAQKVYGVVIENGKVNYDKTINLRKIMRESKENKS, encoded by the coding sequence ATGGTAGATCCATTCACTTTGGAAATTATAAAGAATGGTCTTGTAGTAGCGTCTGAGGAGATGTTCTACGCCTTTGGAAGAACCGCTAAAAGTCCCGTTATTTATGAGGTTTTGGATTACGCTGTTGGAATAACCGACTCCAAGGGGAGAGGTCTGGTAGCACAAGCACCGGGAGTACCAGGATTCTCTGGGGTTTTAGACTTTACTATAAGAGAAGTATTAGAAAAATGGAAAAGTGATATAAATCCAGGTGATGTTATAGCTACTAATATCCCATACTCGGGTGGTACGCATCTCAATGACGTCGCATTAATTATGCCTATGTTCGCTAAAGATACATTAGTCGGGTTCATAGTAAATAAAGGGCATTGGAGTGAAATTGGGGGGATGCACTTCGGCAGTTGGAGTTCAGATGCCACGGAAATATTCCAGGAGGGGCTTCAACTACCAAACATTAAATTATACATTGGAGGAAAACCCAATAGGGACGTAATTGATATAATATCTGCTAATTCCAGAATGCCTAATGCTACATTAGGGGACATGGAAGCACAAATGGCTTCTATGAAAATTGCAGCTAGGAGAATAAATGCACTTATTGAGAAATATGGTTTAGAGAACGTAATTGAGGCTATGGACAAGCTCATAGAAGATGGGGCTAAATTAAGTAAGTTGAAACTAGCGAAGTTACCGAAAGGTAAATTTGAGGCGGAAGACTATATTGACGATGACGGAATTTCCGACAATCCCGTTTACGTTAAGGTAAGAGTTACCATAACTGATGAAGAGTTCGTTGTCGACTTCACCGGAAGCTCTAATCAAGTCAATGGGCCTATAAATTCTCCTCTACCAGCTACTGTTTCTGCAGTTAGAGAAACATATATGGCTATAACAGATCCTCGTGCCTTACCTAATGCAGGGTTCTTCTCACCTCTAAAAGTCATAGCACCTGAGGGAAGTATATTCAATCCCAGAAAACCGGCCCCGACGTCAACGTACTGGGAGTCAATGTCATACGCAACAGACTTAGTATGGAAAGCACTCGCCCCTTACGTACCTGACAAATTATCCGCAGGACATTTCTTATCAATATTAGCTACAATCTTAGGAGGATATGATGAGAAAACGGGTGAACCGTTTGCGATCGTAGAACCTCAACCAGGTGGTTGGGGAGGATGTAATGATAGAGACGGAGAAAGCGCACTAGTGGCCAGCGGTGATGGAGAAACATATATAGCTTCTGCAGAGGTCTATGAAAGAAAAATGCCTATTTTAGTTGAAAGAGAAAGTCTAAACACAGAAGATGGTCCGGGTCATGGAAAATACAGAGGAGGTCTGGGAATTATTAAGGACTACGTAGTATTATCTAAAGAAGCGTATTTTACGGTCTCAATAGGAAGATCCAAATTCCCGCCATGGGGAATTAATGGTGGATTTAATGGTCCTCCAAACTACGCAGTAATTTACAAGAAAGGAGAGAAGCCTAGAGTTGTAAGAAAAGTTGCAGCAGTAAAACTAGAGTACGGAGATAAGGTAAGTTTACATAGTGCCGGAGGAGGAGGTTGGGGAGATCCTTTAGATAGGGATCCAGAACTAGTCTTACAAGATGTAAAAAATGAATATATTACACAAGATGTAGCACAAAAAGTTTATGGGGTAGTAATTGAGAACGGGAAAGTGAACTACGATAAAACGATAAACTTAAGAAAAATCATGCGAGAATCTAAGGAAAATAAGAGTTAA
- a CDS encoding hydantoinase/oxoprolinase family protein, with amino-acid sequence MIRVGIDIGGAFTDVVVYNEDNGDISWAKVETTPDDPSNGVLEAVDQVKINLGYVNTIIHGQTLAINTIVERKGAKVGLITTKGFRDILEIQRANRRDMYNFKYKKPTPFVPRYLRLEVTERIKSNGDILMPLNENEAVEAIKRLKDENVEAIAISFINSYVNPIHELKIGEIIKRVDPNIMVTLSHEVTREWREYERTSTAVLNAYVMPKMSKYLSKLENEFKNRGFKGNYFAMLSNGGMATFDYAKRFPIYTLESGPVAGVIGAIKISDTLGEKNIIAMDGGSTTTKASLVRNLEPNINTDYYVGRDKYNPGYPVKVPTLDIVEIGNGGTSIAWIDETSNLKVGPRAAGAYPGPVSYGKGGKDITVTDAYIICGFLNQEELLGGKIKVNKRLAEEAISSIAKHYGMSIEEVSYGIIKIANDNAVNAVRLISVQRGYDPREFTLVAYGGSGPMFAPFVAEELDIKKIIVPFLPAGVFSAWGMLVSDIRHDLVLSYPLRIDKERSVDLINEKFNELENKIRSILVSEGFKEEDIIMLRYAEMRYFGQEHTVKVSIMPGEIGSKELEEIERRFHEAHEIAYAFTLDSPIEIVNFHVSGVVKAKDIPLKKIVRNNSDISKALIGKRKVFYEGKYEEWDVYNKEYLPVNYQVVGPAIIEDPTSTSLILEGQTGMLDSYGNLIIERD; translated from the coding sequence ATGATAAGAGTGGGCATAGATATAGGAGGCGCTTTCACTGACGTGGTGGTCTACAACGAAGACAACGGAGATATAAGTTGGGCAAAGGTAGAGACAACACCCGACGACCCGTCAAATGGCGTTCTTGAGGCAGTAGACCAAGTTAAGATAAATTTAGGTTATGTAAATACCATAATTCACGGTCAGACACTAGCCATAAACACAATAGTAGAAAGGAAAGGAGCAAAGGTAGGTCTAATCACAACTAAGGGCTTTAGAGATATCCTAGAAATCCAAAGGGCTAATAGAAGAGATATGTACAATTTCAAATATAAGAAACCTACTCCATTCGTTCCGAGATATTTAAGACTGGAGGTCACCGAGAGGATAAAGAGCAATGGCGATATTTTAATGCCTCTTAACGAAAACGAAGCTGTCGAAGCGATTAAAAGACTAAAAGATGAAAACGTAGAAGCCATTGCTATAAGTTTTATCAACTCTTACGTTAACCCTATACATGAACTTAAGATAGGAGAAATCATCAAGAGAGTTGATCCTAATATTATGGTAACGTTATCTCATGAGGTCACTAGAGAGTGGAGAGAGTACGAGAGAACTAGTACAGCTGTACTTAACGCATACGTTATGCCAAAAATGAGCAAATACTTAAGCAAACTGGAAAATGAATTTAAAAATAGAGGTTTTAAGGGAAATTATTTCGCTATGCTTTCCAATGGAGGTATGGCTACATTCGACTACGCTAAAAGATTTCCAATATATACCTTAGAATCCGGTCCGGTAGCAGGAGTTATCGGTGCTATTAAAATAAGTGACACATTAGGAGAAAAAAACATTATAGCGATGGATGGTGGGAGTACTACCACTAAAGCTAGTCTAGTGAGAAATCTAGAACCCAATATAAATACTGATTACTATGTCGGAAGAGATAAGTACAATCCGGGATACCCAGTGAAAGTCCCAACATTAGACATAGTTGAAATAGGTAATGGCGGGACGAGTATTGCTTGGATAGATGAAACAAGCAATTTAAAAGTAGGACCTAGAGCGGCTGGGGCTTACCCAGGGCCAGTATCTTATGGGAAAGGAGGTAAAGACATCACTGTGACAGATGCTTATATAATCTGTGGATTTCTAAATCAAGAAGAACTACTTGGCGGGAAAATAAAGGTTAACAAAAGACTTGCTGAAGAGGCTATTTCAAGTATTGCGAAACACTATGGCATGTCTATTGAAGAGGTCTCCTATGGCATAATTAAAATTGCTAACGATAATGCAGTAAATGCAGTGAGGTTAATATCGGTTCAAAGAGGATACGATCCAAGAGAGTTTACCTTAGTAGCATACGGTGGCTCTGGTCCAATGTTCGCTCCATTTGTTGCAGAAGAATTAGACATAAAGAAGATAATAGTACCATTTCTCCCCGCTGGAGTATTCTCTGCATGGGGAATGCTTGTTTCAGATATTAGACACGACCTTGTATTGTCCTATCCTTTAAGGATTGACAAGGAAAGAAGTGTAGATCTGATAAATGAAAAATTTAATGAACTAGAGAACAAAATACGGTCCATATTAGTATCGGAGGGATTCAAAGAGGAAGACATCATAATGCTAAGATACGCTGAGATGAGATATTTCGGTCAAGAACATACTGTAAAAGTCAGTATAATGCCAGGGGAGATTGGAAGTAAGGAATTGGAGGAGATAGAGAGAAGGTTCCACGAAGCCCATGAAATCGCATATGCATTTACCTTAGATAGCCCAATCGAAATAGTGAACTTTCATGTAAGTGGTGTAGTTAAGGCTAAGGATATTCCATTAAAGAAGATAGTGAGGAATAATTCAGATATTAGTAAGGCATTAATAGGAAAAAGAAAGGTATTCTATGAAGGGAAATATGAGGAGTGGGATGTGTATAATAAAGAATATTTGCCAGTTAATTACCAAGTAGTAGGTCCAGCAATCATAGAAGACCCAACTTCCACATCATTAATACTAGAAGGGCAGACGGGAATGCTAGATAGTTATGGTAATCTAATTATTGAGAGGGACTGA